DNA sequence from the Paenibacillus physcomitrellae genome:
GGACTACGTCCCTTGTGCTTGGTATGGGGTTTGCTGCTTCGCTGCTGATCGGATTGTTGTTTGAAGGCAAACGGATGTTTAACCTCGTGAATATGCAGCCTTGGTACTGGATCAGCGGGATTATTGGGGTGGGGGTTGTCATTTGTCTCGTACAGGCTTTAAAAAGGCTGGAACCAACGTTCTCGATCTCCATCGTGATGACCTCACAGTTAGGGTTTGCTTTGTTATGGGATTCGATGGGTTGGCTGGGTCTCGAGAAGGTGCCTTTCCGGCCGAATCAGCTGATCGGGGTTCTGGTCATTATAGCCGGCATTGTTGTGTTTAAGACTGGAGGAAGCTTCGGCAGGGAGAACCGGAAGCAGAAACAGAACTAGAAGAGAATCAAACCGGTTGTTTAAATTTCCTGGGAAAGCGCAGAAATCGATTCGATTTGATGTGCTTTCCCTTTTTCTTGTAGAAGGTTGGCGAAATATCCATCTTTGCTGACCAATCTGTTTCATGTAAACTGAAAACAATATGCTTAAGTGATACTGGAGGTTCTT
Encoded proteins:
- a CDS encoding DMT family transporter — encoded protein: MIIGILLAILAGSLVSLQNVFNSKVNQHISSWGTTSLVLGMGFAASLLIGLLFEGKRMFNLVNMQPWYWISGIIGVGVVICLVQALKRLEPTFSISIVMTSQLGFALLWDSMGWLGLEKVPFRPNQLIGVLVIIAGIVVFKTGGSFGRENRKQKQN